The genomic interval TGCGTCTTGAGGTCTTCGATGGGTTGGTTGTAGTGGTTACACCACTCCTTGCCACCCCGGTCGCCGTAGTGTTGACACCCCATTCCCGAGATCCGCTCCGAGAAACTCGGGCAGTCGTCGGCGAGTGGACAGTCTGCCATGAGCAGTACTACCAGCGGCGGCGTTAAACCGTTTCCGTCTTGCAGATCGGCCGCCGTTTCTCACGAAACGGTGGTAGCTGTAGAGCGGCAAAACGACAGCAGAGATAATAACAGGTACACATTCGCGAAGATATGTTAACCAAACGGCTACTGCATGAGGTGCGGTTTCGAAAAGGTTTACGGTATGGACGTAGCAGTGATAGATGATGAAAATTCTCGTTACGGTCAAAGAGGTGGCAACCGTCGAAGACGAGTTCGAGATCGAGGGGACCGCGATCGCCGATCAGTACCTCGGCGCCGACTTGAACGAGTGGGACGACTACGCCATCGAGGAGGCCGTCCAGCTCCAGGAAGCCGGGATCGCCGACGAGGTCGTGACGGTCACCATCGGTCCGGAGGACTGCGAGCAGACCATCCGCCAGGCGCTCGCGAAAGGCGCCGACCGCGCCGTCCGCGTCTGGGACGATGCCCTCGCGGACGTCGACCTGCTCGACGTCGGCGCGAAGACCGAGATTCTCAGCGCCGTCGTCGAGGAAGAGGACCCCGACCTCGTGTTGACCGGCGTCCAGGCCGGCGACGACAGCTTCGGCGCGACCGGCGTCTCCCTGGCCGAGGAGGTCGGCTACCAGTGGGGCGCCGTCGTCAACCACCTCGACCACGAGTTCGACGACGACGTCGCCTCGGTGCGGCGCGAACTCGAGGGCGGCGTCGAGGAGCTCACCGACGTCGAGCTTCCCGCCGTCCTGACCATCCAGACGGGGATCAACGAGCCCCGCTACGCCAGCCTGCGAGGCATCCGTCAGGCCCAGCGCAAGGAACTGGACGTTCAGCGCCTGGCCGACCTCGGCGTCGACGAGAGCGCCGCGGACTCCGCCCTCAAGCTGACGGACATGTACGAGCCTGAAAGCGAAAGCGACGTCACGACCTGGGAGGGCAGCTCGGAGGAGACGGCCGGCCAGTTGGCTGCCCTGCTTCGCGACAAGGGGGTGGCACAATGACGGACGTTCTGGCGGTTGCCGACCACCGCCGTGGCGAACTGCGCGACGTCAGCTACGAGCTCATCACCGCAGGACGGAAACTCGCCGACGAGACCGGCGGCGACCTCCACCTGACGGTCATCAGCGGCACCGTCGACAAGTTCGCGGAGAAACTCAACCGCGAGGGGGTCGACGTCGTCCACACCGTCGACCACGGCGAGGAGTTCAACCACGACGTCTACACGCAGTCGATCACTCAACTCTACGACGCGGTCGCGCCCCAGTACGTCCTGACGCCCAACAGCGTCAACGGCCTCGACTACGCGCCCGCGGTCGCCAACGAACTCGACCTGCCGATCGTCACCGACACGATCGCCCTCGACACCGACGGCGAAACCCTGACCGCCACCCGCGAGATGTACGGCGGCAAGGTCGAGACCACCACCGAACTCGACGGCGACGCCGTCGTCACCATCCGCGGCGCCGAATGGCCCGCCGCGGAGGGCACCGGCGACGCCGCCATCGAGACGTTCGACGCCGAGATCGACGAGGACGCGCTCGGCTCCACCGTCACCGGCTTCGAGGAAGTCGCCGGCGGCGACGTCGACATCAGCGAGGCCGAGCTGCTGGTCTCGATCGGCCGCGGCATCGAAGAAGAGGAGAACCTCGATCTGATCCGGGACCTGGTCGACACGCTCGACGCGACGCTGTCGTCCTCGCGCCCGATCGTCGACAACGGCTGGCTACCCAAGAACCGGCAGGTCGGCCAGTCCGGGAAGGTCGTCACGCCGGACGTCTACATCGCGATCGGCATCTCCGGAGCCGTCCAGCACGTCGCCGGGATGAAGGGCTCGGACACGATCATTGCGATCAACACCGACCCCAACGCGCCGATCATGGACATCGCCGACTACGCGATCGTCGACGACCTCTTCGACGTCGTTCCGGCCCTCATCGAGGAGTTCGAAGGCTAAGTAGTCGTCCCGGACGGTCGTCGCGTTCGCGGCGTTTGCGCTCCGTTTCTCTCAAAGACTGCGACGCGTGCGGCCGACCAGGCGGCCGAACGAGACGCGCCACGTCGCGATTTCGGTCCCACACCGGACGGGTCGTTGCGATAGACACGAGCGAGACGCCGTTTTATACGCGACTGGGTGCCACCCCTCACCGAGACCCGTCTCTATCAACTAATAACCAGTTTTATTATACTACCCTCTCGGAGAGAGGTTCGATATCGTCACCCACGGGGATAACACACAAGTTCGATCCAAATACGGCGTGAGTGGGCTGAAATCCGCCGTGTCGAACGTTTGCGCCACCAATTGGGAATGGTTATTTTCTGACCATTCACGATAACCAGACAGTGAAGTTATATGCCACGAGTGAAATGCGCAGATATGTCCGTGCAAACGAATCGTCGAAAACTACTGTCCGGTCTCTGCGCCGCCGGTCTCGGCGGCCTCGCCGGCTGTCTCAGTTCGGTTCCCGGATTCGACTCGACCGACGTCGAGGACGGGAGCGACGTCGGTGGAACCGACCGAACGCTCAGACTCGGCATCATGCAGCCGCTGAGCGGCGACCTCGAGACGGTCGGAAAACCGATGCGAAACGCCGCTGAGCTGCCCATCAGGCAGGTCGAAGACGACATCCCACTCGATATCGAGTACGAAGTCGCCGACACGGAGACCTCGCCGTCTGCGGGCGTGCAGGGCGCAGCCGACCTGGTCGCTCAGGACTATCCGATGGTCAACGGCCCGGCGGCATCCGACGTAACGCTGCAGGCGACCCAGCAGGTGCTCATCCCCTACCGAACCGTCTGCTGTTCGCCCGGCGCGACCTCGCCGACGATCACCTCGCTCAACGACGCCGGCCTGGTCTTCCGAACTGCAGTCTCCGACTCGCTGCAGGCGGTCGTGCTGGCCGACCGTGCGGCGAACGACCTCGGCCACGACAGCGCCGCGACCCTCTACGCGAACAACGACTACGGCTGGCAGCTGAGCCAGGCGTTCGCGCGCTCGTTCCGGACCGATCACGGCGGGACGGTCTCGTCTCAGGTGCCGCTGGAGGAGGGACAAGGGAGCTATCGCGCGGCCATCCGACGGGTCAGGGAAGACGATCCGGAACTGCTCGTCGTGATCGGCTACCCGGAAACCGGGGGCCAGGTGCTCTCCGACCTGGGGGCCGACGCCGAAGAGGACATCCTCGTCACCGACGGGTTACAGGACGGCGACCTCCACGACGAGGTCGACTACTCGCTCGACGGAATCCGCGGTACCGCACCGCTCGTCGACGGGCCGGGTACCCAGACGTTCACGGAGCTGTTCAAGGACGAATACGACGCCGAACCCGGCGTCTTTACGCCCCATTCCTACGACGCGAGCGCCGTCTTACTGCTCGCGAACGCCTACGCCGGGCAGAATGACGGGACCGCCATCAGAAACGCCATGCAGGCGGTCACCACCGGTGACGGCGAGGAGATCACGCCGGAGACGCTCGCCGAGGGGATCGACCTCGCGGCCCACGGTGACCCCGTCACGTATCAGGGCGCTTCGAGTTCGGTCGGCTTCGACGGGAACGGCGACATGGTCGACACGATCTTCGAGTACTGGGAGTTCGACGAACGCGCTGCCGGCGGCACCGCCGAACTCGAACGGGTGACCTCGTAATGGTGTCGCTCGCATCCCTGGTGCCGTCGTTCGTCAGGCGGCGGTACCTCGTGAAGTTCGTGGTATCGATCCTGGCGGTCGTGCTCGTCATCGGCGCCGTCGGAGCGGTCAGCTACGCCGATATCGACAACACGGTCCGGACGGACTCGAACGAGCAGCTCGAATCGACCGCCGAAATGCAGGCCGACGCGATCAGCAACTGGGTCGAGACGATGCGCGTCCAGACCCGGACGGCCTCCGACTCGCCGATTCTTCAGGAGGGCGATCCGCAGGAAGTTCAGGGCCAACTCGTCGAGGAGCAGGCCCGGATGGACGTCGACGTGCGCGCGATCCACTACGTCGACACCGAGAACGACGAGATCGTCACGAGCACGAACGCCGCCTACCGCGGCGAGTCGTTCGCGGCGCTCGAGGAACCGTGGGCCGCCGACGGCTTCGAGGACAACCTCGGACTCGACGAGTCCGTCTGGCACTCCCCGACGTCCTACGAATCGCCGACCCTCGACGACCAGGTGATGGCCTTCGCTAGCCCGGTCACCGAACGCGAGGATCGGGCCGTCGTCATCATCGGGACGCTCGAGTACCAGGTCGACCAGCTCCACCAGGAGAACACGTCGGCTTCGACGGCCATCATCGACAGCGACGGCTCCGCGGTGTTCCAGGCCGAATCGGCGTCGATCGACGCTGCCTCGATCGACGACGAAGCGATGGCGGCCGCCCTCGGCGGGCGACTGACCCGCATCCAAGACGGCGACGTCGTGCGAGCGTACGTCCCCGTCGGCAACACCCAGTGGGTCGCCGTCACCAGCGTCCCGACCGACCAGGCCTACGGCGTCGCGTCCGACGTCGGAACGAACGTCATCGCGATGGTGCTGGCGAGCCTGGTCGCGCTCGGTATCGTCGGCGTCGTCCTCGGTCGACAGACGGTCGTCCCGCTAGCCAGGCTTCGTGACCGAACGACGAAGATGGAATCAGGGAACCTCGACGTCGATCTCGAAACGGACCGCGTCGACGAGATCGGGCGGCTGTACGACGGCTTCGACAGCATGCGCAATTCGCTACGCAACCAGATCGAGGCCGCCGAATCCGCCCGCGAGGAGGCCGAAACAGCCCGCGCCGAGACCGAGTCGATGAACCGCCACTTGGAGGCTAAAGCCGAGGCGTTCAGCGCCGTGATGGACGACTGCGCCGACGGCGACCTGACCAGGCGGCTCGACCCCGAGAGCGAGAGCGAGGCGATGACCGACATCGCCAAGGCATTCAACGAGATGATCGCGGACCTCGAGGAGACGACCGCCGACGTCAAGGCCTTCGCCGACGAGGTCGCGGCGGCCAGCGAACAGGTGACCGCGTCCAGCGAAGAGGTCCGCTCGGCCTCCCAGCAGGTTTCCGAGTCGATCCAGGAGATCTCCGACGGCGCGGATCGCCAGAACCAGAATCTGCAGTCGGTCAACCAGGAGATGAGCGGCCTCTCGACGACGACCGAAGAGATCGCTGCCTCCTCGAACAACGTCGCCGACATCGCCGAACAAACGGCCGAAACCGGTCGGCTCGGCCGCGAGGCGGCCCAGGGGGCCATCGAGGGGATGCACGAGATCGAATCGGAGTCGACCGAGGCCGTCGAGGCCATCCAGGAACTCGAGGAGGAAATGGCTCAGATCGACGAACTGGTCGAGTTCATCACCGAGGTCGCCCGCGAGACGAACATGCTCGCGCTGAACGCGAACATCGAGGCCTCGCGGGGCGGTGACGGCGAGGGCTCCGGCTTCGGCGCCGTCGCGACGCAGGTCAAGGAACTGGCCGCGGACACCAAATCGACCGCCGAGGACATCGAACAGCGACTGGAGCGCATCAACGAGCAGACCACCGAGACCGCGACGGAGGTCCAGCGGACCGCCGACCGGATCGCGGCACACGTCGACTCCGTCGAGAACGCCGCCGAGGCGCTCGACGAGATTGCCGATTACGCCGACCGGACCAACGACGGCGTTCAGGAAATCTCCGCGGCGACCGAAGAGCAGGCGGCCTCCACCCAGGAGGTCGTCGCGATGGTCTCGTCGGCGACCGAGATCTCCGACTCCACGGCTTCCGAGGCCCAGCGCGTCGCGGCGGCTGCAGAGGAACAGACCTCCGCCCTCTCGGAAGTGTCCGAGAGCGCAAGTTCGCTCGCCGACCAGGCGGCCCATCTGAGCGAGACGCTCGATCACTTCGAGACCGACGAGGTGGCGGACGTGTCGGTCGACGAGTACAGTACCGATTACGAGCGCGAGACCTTCGCGTTCGACGAGACGGACGTCGACGGCGTCGGCGACGTCGAACCAGGCGAGCGCGCCGACGACCAGGGTGCGATCGAACCAGGCGACGGGATCACGGACGCGAGCACGACCGGCCCCGGCGCGGACGGTGACGGAGCGATGGCGGACGTCGACACCGACGTCGAGACCGCCGCCGCTGCCGGTTCGAGCGGCCTGGCTGGCGAGTCGCCGATCGATGCAGCCGACGGCGACGCGATCGAGGCCGATGCGGCTGCCGACGAGTCGGGCGAAACCGAAGCGATGGCCGACGAAGATTCGGGCTCGGACTCGGAGTCGGAGTCGACTGACGACGAGACGTCCGCCGGTGACGAGCCGTCGGACGACGAGGGCGAGTTCACGTTCAGCCGGCTCGAAGACGAGTAGCCGGACCCCGATCGGCGGCCTTCCGCTAAACCGTCACGTACTTTTCACCCCCGTTCTAAGCGCGTGTGATGGAATTGCTGGAGCGCCGACGGGCGCTGATCGAGGAGCGTCTCGTCGAGGTAGTCGAAGGGGTCGAACCCGAGACGCTCACCGAGGAAGTTCGTCACGTCGCGCTCTCCGGAGGGAAGCGCGTCCGACCGATGGTGACGCTGCTGGCCTGCGAGACGGTCGGCGGCCGGGCCGAGGACGCCGTCGAATTCGGCGTCGGCATCGAGCTCGTCCACACGGCGTCGCTGGTCGTCGACGACATCATCGATCGCTCGGAGCTGCGCCGCGGGACGACCAGCGCCTGGGCCGAGTTCGGCCACGGGCCGGCGATCATCACCAGCGACGGCCTGCTCGGCGAGGCGTTCGCGCTCTTTTCGACCGATCCCGACGCCACCCGCGTCGTCGCCGACGCGATGGTCGAACTCGGTATCGGCGAGGCGACCGAACTCTCGGCCCAGCCCGCCAACGAGGACGAATACATGACCTTAGCCCGGCGCAAGACCGGCGCGCTGTTCCGTGCCGCGGCCGAACTCGGCGCAATCGCCGCCGATTCGGACCCCGTCACCGTCGAGGCACTCGGCGAGTACGCCGAACGGGTCGGCATCGCCTTTCAGATCCGAGACGATGTGTTAGACGCCGTCGCCGACGTCGAGGAACTTGGCAAACCGACCGGCCACGACGCCGCCCTCGAGCGGCCGTCGGTCGTTCAGGTGACCGACCTCACGCCCTCGGAAGCCAACGATCGCGCCCGCACCGAGGCCGACCGCGCGATCGACGCCCTCGATCGGGTCGAGATCGCCGATCCCGAGGCCAGAGGCTACTTAGCCGACCTGGCCGAGTTCGTAGTCGAGCGAGAGCGCTAACGTCGCGTCACGACCGGTCCGGGGTCAGCTCTCGCCGACCCGAAGCACCGGCTTGATCGTCTCGCCGGTCTCCGAATCCTCGACGGCCTGGTCGATCTCCTCGAAGTCGTAGTAGGTGACGAGTTCGTCGAAGGGGAACTTCCCCTGTTGGTACAGGTCCACGAGATCCGGAATGAACTCCTGTGGATCCGAATCGCCTTCGACGATGCCGGTGATCGACCGCCCGTTGAGGATGAGTTCGTTGACGTCGTAGCTCGCCTCGGTACCCAGCGGCGGCGCGCCGACGAGACCCACCGTCCCTCGCTGGGTGAGCGTCTCGACCGCCTGTTCGGCGACATCTGCGACGCCGGTTGATTCGACGGCGTAATCAGCGCCGCCGTCGGTCAGTCCCCGAACGGTTTCGATCACGTCGTCGACCGAATCGGGATCGACCGTCTCGGTCGCACCGAGGTCGGCGGCCCGTTCCAGACGGGACTCCTGCATGTCGACCGCGACGATCTCCGTACAGCCCTTGATATCGGCGGCCATGATCGCCGAGAGCCCGACCGAGCCGGCGCCGAAGATCGCGATCGAGGAGCCGGCCTGGGGGTCAAGCGAATTGATGACGGCACCGGCACCGGTTTGGATGCCACACCCGAGCGGGCCGAGCAGTTCCAGCGGAACGTC from Natrinema salifodinae carries:
- a CDS encoding electron transfer flavoprotein subunit beta/FixA family protein yields the protein MKILVTVKEVATVEDEFEIEGTAIADQYLGADLNEWDDYAIEEAVQLQEAGIADEVVTVTIGPEDCEQTIRQALAKGADRAVRVWDDALADVDLLDVGAKTEILSAVVEEEDPDLVLTGVQAGDDSFGATGVSLAEEVGYQWGAVVNHLDHEFDDDVASVRRELEGGVEELTDVELPAVLTIQTGINEPRYASLRGIRQAQRKELDVQRLADLGVDESAADSALKLTDMYEPESESDVTTWEGSSEETAGQLAALLRDKGVAQ
- a CDS encoding electron transfer flavoprotein subunit alpha/FixB family protein; the encoded protein is MTDVLAVADHRRGELRDVSYELITAGRKLADETGGDLHLTVISGTVDKFAEKLNREGVDVVHTVDHGEEFNHDVYTQSITQLYDAVAPQYVLTPNSVNGLDYAPAVANELDLPIVTDTIALDTDGETLTATREMYGGKVETTTELDGDAVVTIRGAEWPAAEGTGDAAIETFDAEIDEDALGSTVTGFEEVAGGDVDISEAELLVSIGRGIEEEENLDLIRDLVDTLDATLSSSRPIVDNGWLPKNRQVGQSGKVVTPDVYIAIGISGAVQHVAGMKGSDTIIAINTDPNAPIMDIADYAIVDDLFDVVPALIEEFEG
- a CDS encoding ABC transporter substrate-binding protein; its protein translation is MSVQTNRRKLLSGLCAAGLGGLAGCLSSVPGFDSTDVEDGSDVGGTDRTLRLGIMQPLSGDLETVGKPMRNAAELPIRQVEDDIPLDIEYEVADTETSPSAGVQGAADLVAQDYPMVNGPAASDVTLQATQQVLIPYRTVCCSPGATSPTITSLNDAGLVFRTAVSDSLQAVVLADRAANDLGHDSAATLYANNDYGWQLSQAFARSFRTDHGGTVSSQVPLEEGQGSYRAAIRRVREDDPELLVVIGYPETGGQVLSDLGADAEEDILVTDGLQDGDLHDEVDYSLDGIRGTAPLVDGPGTQTFTELFKDEYDAEPGVFTPHSYDASAVLLLANAYAGQNDGTAIRNAMQAVTTGDGEEITPETLAEGIDLAAHGDPVTYQGASSSVGFDGNGDMVDTIFEYWEFDERAAGGTAELERVTS
- a CDS encoding methyl-accepting chemotaxis protein, giving the protein MVSLASLVPSFVRRRYLVKFVVSILAVVLVIGAVGAVSYADIDNTVRTDSNEQLESTAEMQADAISNWVETMRVQTRTASDSPILQEGDPQEVQGQLVEEQARMDVDVRAIHYVDTENDEIVTSTNAAYRGESFAALEEPWAADGFEDNLGLDESVWHSPTSYESPTLDDQVMAFASPVTEREDRAVVIIGTLEYQVDQLHQENTSASTAIIDSDGSAVFQAESASIDAASIDDEAMAAALGGRLTRIQDGDVVRAYVPVGNTQWVAVTSVPTDQAYGVASDVGTNVIAMVLASLVALGIVGVVLGRQTVVPLARLRDRTTKMESGNLDVDLETDRVDEIGRLYDGFDSMRNSLRNQIEAAESAREEAETARAETESMNRHLEAKAEAFSAVMDDCADGDLTRRLDPESESEAMTDIAKAFNEMIADLEETTADVKAFADEVAAASEQVTASSEEVRSASQQVSESIQEISDGADRQNQNLQSVNQEMSGLSTTTEEIAASSNNVADIAEQTAETGRLGREAAQGAIEGMHEIESESTEAVEAIQELEEEMAQIDELVEFITEVARETNMLALNANIEASRGGDGEGSGFGAVATQVKELAADTKSTAEDIEQRLERINEQTTETATEVQRTADRIAAHVDSVENAAEALDEIADYADRTNDGVQEISAATEEQAASTQEVVAMVSSATEISDSTASEAQRVAAAAEEQTSALSEVSESASSLADQAAHLSETLDHFETDEVADVSVDEYSTDYERETFAFDETDVDGVGDVEPGERADDQGAIEPGDGITDASTTGPGADGDGAMADVDTDVETAAAAGSSGLAGESPIDAADGDAIEADAAADESGETEAMADEDSGSDSESESTDDETSAGDEPSDDEGEFTFSRLEDE
- a CDS encoding polyprenyl synthetase family protein — protein: MELLERRRALIEERLVEVVEGVEPETLTEEVRHVALSGGKRVRPMVTLLACETVGGRAEDAVEFGVGIELVHTASLVVDDIIDRSELRRGTTSAWAEFGHGPAIITSDGLLGEAFALFSTDPDATRVVADAMVELGIGEATELSAQPANEDEYMTLARRKTGALFRAAAELGAIAADSDPVTVEALGEYAERVGIAFQIRDDVLDAVADVEELGKPTGHDAALERPSVVQVTDLTPSEANDRARTEADRAIDALDRVEIADPEARGYLADLAEFVVERER
- a CDS encoding NAD(P)-dependent alcohol dehydrogenase translates to MEIEAAVVNEEGGSFDIETVDLEDPQGNEVLVRVVGVGVCHTDMIVRDQLYPTPLPAVLGHEGSGVVESVGSNVTAVDPGDRVVLSFDYDESCHSCRDGHPAYCEGFFEHNFSGQRPEDGTSPLSRDGERLSGRFFGQSSFATHAIATERNVVPVEDDVPLELLGPLGCGIQTGAGAVINSLDPQAGSSIAIFGAGSVGLSAIMAADIKGCTEIVAVDMQESRLERAADLGATETVDPDSVDDVIETVRGLTDGGADYAVESTGVADVAEQAVETLTQRGTVGLVGAPPLGTEASYDVNELILNGRSITGIVEGDSDPQEFIPDLVDLYQQGKFPFDELVTYYDFEEIDQAVEDSETGETIKPVLRVGES